The following are from one region of the Blastocatellia bacterium genome:
- a CDS encoding TIGR02452 family protein encodes MSLKGIAKETLAILDEGKFLTPSGKVVNFKQEQLLAVKNTILYTPEKAEQLLNKENNNSSKKLPKIEVTDETTQVAAKRLVQEEGCNDLVLLNFASARNPGGGFINGAKAQEEDISRCSGLYPCLLTQPLYYEVNRRQESLLYTDHVIYSPKVPFFRSRNRELLEDFFLASVITAPAPNAGQHIRHTEDSKARWLEVEQTLKHRAGIVLAIAEENKHRNLLLGAWGCGVFGNSPAMVADVFANWLANQQFLGCFDRVVFGIYDNSQEKGLFRLSKEDFLKVNYNKIWI; translated from the coding sequence ATGTCCCTTAAAGGTATTGCAAAAGAAACATTAGCAATTTTAGATGAAGGAAAATTTCTTACACCTTCTGGAAAAGTAGTTAACTTTAAGCAAGAGCAGCTTTTAGCTGTTAAAAACACGATTCTTTACACACCAGAAAAAGCAGAACAATTGCTTAATAAAGAAAATAATAATTCTTCTAAAAAGCTTCCAAAAATTGAAGTTACTGATGAAACTACACAGGTAGCCGCTAAACGATTGGTTCAAGAAGAAGGCTGTAATGACCTTGTGTTACTTAATTTTGCTTCAGCAAGAAATCCTGGCGGAGGCTTTATCAATGGAGCAAAAGCACAGGAAGAAGATATTTCTAGGTGTTCGGGGCTTTATCCTTGTTTGCTCACACAACCTTTATATTATGAAGTAAACCGTAGGCAAGAATCTTTACTTTATACTGATCATGTAATTTATTCGCCTAAAGTACCGTTTTTTCGTAGCAGAAACCGAGAACTACTAGAAGATTTTTTCTTAGCATCAGTAATTACAGCACCTGCACCAAATGCAGGTCAGCATATCCGCCACACAGAAGATAGCAAAGCAAGATGGTTAGAAGTGGAGCAAACCTTAAAACATAGAGCAGGCATAGTTTTAGCTATTGCTGAGGAAAACAAACATCGTAATCTGCTTTTAGGTGCTTGGGGGTGTGGGGTTTTTGGTAATTCTCCTGCTATGGTTGCAGATGTTTTTGCTAATTGGCTTGCAAATCAGCAATTTCTAGGTTGTTTTGATCGTGTTGTTTTTGGTATTTATGATAATAGCCAAGAAAAAGGACTTTTTCGGCTTTCCAAAGAAGATTTTCTCAAAGTTAACTATAATAAAATATGGATTTAA
- a CDS encoding HEAT repeat domain-containing protein has product MDLRNKEEKIKIIRELVEKDDFNAIDLLIKSLKDKSKDVRLAAAQALTELVSPKARAALVEALDDTSAEVRSMVIVALGEIKSPQTIPNLVKALQDKNKNVRAKAAYVLSKFSNLTQEAILALVLAIEDSSGQVRIFAAKTLKEMTLEKWKAIVRQLTINEYNSVDDKVKQNIQVEKILSIFIKALDDSEKIVREQSALGLVEIVRANKALFSNKLTFQDILIKIFEGNFSPYARANALRLLEIFKNSKTTNIFIKILEEANYDLYDTAIEMSAEIVRENKTLAKQIIPILYKAVEDKDHNVRSFAIDALGQIAEIGDKLAIAALSKALEDEDFDVYCAALETLAKISDKQTLPALLKVLKKNKMASYYFNKYHPNKLEEIISIVENR; this is encoded by the coding sequence ATGGATTTAAGAAATAAAGAAGAAAAAATAAAAATAATAAGAGAATTAGTAGAAAAAGATGATTTTAATGCAATAGATTTGTTAATAAAAAGCTTAAAAGATAAGAGTAAAGATGTCCGTCTTGCTGCTGCACAAGCTTTAACAGAACTAGTAAGCCCAAAAGCTAGAGCAGCTTTAGTTGAAGCTTTAGATGACACTAGCGCGGAAGTTCGCTCTATGGTTATAGTTGCATTAGGGGAGATAAAAAGTCCTCAAACCATACCAAATTTAGTTAAAGCTTTGCAGGATAAAAATAAAAATGTTCGTGCTAAAGCTGCTTATGTGCTAAGTAAATTTTCAAATTTAACCCAAGAAGCAATTTTAGCTTTAGTTTTAGCCATAGAAGATAGCAGTGGTCAAGTTCGTATTTTTGCAGCAAAAACACTTAAAGAAATGACACTAGAAAAATGGAAAGCTATAGTAAGGCAATTAACAATAAATGAATATAATAGTGTTGATGATAAAGTAAAACAAAATATACAAGTAGAAAAGATTTTATCTATTTTTATAAAAGCCTTAGACGACAGCGAAAAAATTGTGCGTGAACAGTCTGCTTTAGGATTAGTAGAAATAGTTAGGGCAAATAAAGCATTGTTTTCAAATAAGCTAACGTTTCAAGATATTCTAATTAAAATATTTGAAGGAAATTTTTCACCTTATGCGCGTGCTAATGCTTTAAGGCTATTGGAGATATTCAAAAATTCTAAAACTACAAATATTTTTATAAAAATTTTGGAAGAAGCTAATTATGACTTGTATGATACTGCTATTGAAATGTCAGCCGAAATTGTAAGAGAAAATAAAACTTTGGCTAAACAAATAATCCCTATATTGTACAAAGCTGTAGAAGATAAAGATCACAATGTTCGTAGCTTCGCCATAGATGCACTTGGTCAAATTGCTGAAATAGGAGACAAACTTGCTATAGCTGCTTTAAGCAAAGCTTTGGAAGATGAAGATTTTGATGTTTATTGTGCAGCTTTGGAGACTTTAGCTAAAATAAGTGATAAACAAACCCTTCCAGCATTACTTAAAGTGTTAAAAAAAAATAAAATGGCTAGCTATTATTTTAATAAATACCATCCAAATAAATTAGAAGAAATTATATCAATAGTCGAGAATAGATAA
- a CDS encoding SUMF1/EgtB/PvdO family nonheme iron enzyme, with amino-acid sequence MLKSNLDGAAVYLSEAYAKGKDSLALKYMLSVALAKAENRPTIALSNHTDIVTMAIFSPNNSLVVTTSKDKTVRIWQATDGKELFILKGHQDIVTSASFSPDSKYLVTSSLDKTACLWDTNSGNLIKTFNGHSDGLLKAIFSPDGKQIITISYDHNAKIWDTVTGKLINDLVQHKGVIYSVCYSPDGKTIATASGDKTVNVWESATGKLKNTLTGHKSGIIALAFSPNSQLLISASLDKTAKVWQAKDGNLIYSLEQHQLAVTDAKFSPDGKTILTTSSDSKAYVWEAETGKLITTLEGHTADIINGNFSPDGKLIITNSYDGTLRIWEKITGRFLVALVGHKGPLSSGFFDYQGKKVVTASEDKEAKIWQIDVENRPPSEVLVIVKEKIPFYLQDGRLIAKEQPKIEVTNEKITINNDNNGNEIYIEDLGGDIKLEVVKIPGGVFEMGSPATEKDHNNDEKLHKVQLSDFYLGKYEVTQAQWRIVAALPTINIHLKADPAKFKGELLPVESISWDEAIEFCARLSKATGNQYRLPSEAEWEYAARAGNKNEYPDNLEQMAWYDKNSENKTQVVGQKQPNPWGLYDIYGNIYEFCNDWYGEYPENLVVDPKGANSGDAKVVRGGSWYYPNNYCRSALRNFIPTNRSLNYLGFRVVKVVK; translated from the coding sequence TGGATGGGGCGGCTGTTTATTTAAGTGAAGCTTATGCAAAGGGAAAAGATAGTTTAGCTCTTAAATATATGCTTTCTGTTGCTTTAGCAAAAGCAGAAAATCGACCTACTATTGCGCTATCTAACCATACAGACATAGTAACAATGGCTATATTTAGCCCAAATAATAGTTTAGTAGTAACAACTAGCAAAGATAAAACCGTAAGGATTTGGCAAGCAACTGATGGTAAAGAGCTTTTTATACTAAAAGGCCATCAAGATATTGTAACATCTGCTAGTTTTAGCCCAGATAGCAAGTATTTAGTTACTTCTAGTTTAGATAAAACAGCCTGTCTATGGGATACAAATTCAGGTAATTTAATAAAAACTTTTAATGGTCATAGTGATGGATTACTAAAAGCTATATTTAGCCCAGATGGGAAACAAATTATTACTATAAGCTATGACCATAACGCTAAAATATGGGATACTGTAACAGGTAAACTAATCAATGACTTAGTCCAGCATAAAGGAGTAATATATTCTGTTTGTTATAGTCCAGATGGGAAAACAATAGCTACTGCTAGTGGTGATAAAACAGTAAATGTTTGGGAGAGTGCCACAGGGAAATTAAAAAATACTCTAACAGGACATAAATCTGGAATAATAGCTCTTGCTTTTAGTCCAAATAGCCAACTTCTTATATCAGCAAGTTTAGATAAAACGGCAAAAGTTTGGCAGGCAAAAGATGGAAATCTAATTTACAGCCTAGAACAACATCAATTAGCTGTAACGGATGCTAAATTTAGCCCAGATGGAAAAACAATTTTAACTACTAGCAGTGATTCTAAAGCATATGTTTGGGAAGCGGAAACAGGAAAATTAATTACTACTTTAGAAGGGCATACTGCGGATATTATTAATGGAAATTTTAGCCCAGATGGAAAATTAATTATTACTAATTCTTATGATGGCACTTTAAGAATATGGGAAAAAATTACTGGTAGATTTTTAGTTGCTTTAGTAGGTCACAAAGGGCCTTTGTCAAGCGGATTTTTTGATTACCAAGGAAAAAAAGTTGTTACTGCTAGTGAGGACAAAGAAGCAAAGATTTGGCAAATAGATGTAGAAAATAGACCTCCTTCAGAAGTTTTAGTTATTGTTAAAGAAAAAATCCCTTTCTACCTTCAAGATGGGAGGCTAATAGCGAAAGAGCAACCTAAAATTGAAGTAACAAATGAAAAAATTACCATTAATAATGACAATAACGGAAATGAAATATATATAGAAGACCTAGGAGGGGATATAAAACTAGAAGTGGTCAAAATACCAGGAGGAGTCTTTGAAATGGGATCACCTGCGACAGAAAAAGACCATAACAATGATGAAAAACTGCACAAAGTACAGCTATCTGATTTTTATTTAGGTAAATATGAAGTAACGCAAGCACAATGGCGTATTGTAGCTGCGCTGCCAACAATAAATATTCATCTAAAAGCAGATCCAGCAAAATTTAAAGGAGAATTACTACCTGTTGAAAGTATAAGTTGGGATGAAGCTATAGAATTTTGTGCAAGATTATCAAAAGCAACAGGTAATCAATATCGTTTACCTTCAGAAGCAGAATGGGAATATGCTGCCCGTGCAGGAAATAAAAATGAATATCCTGATAATTTAGAACAAATGGCTTGGTATGACAAAAATTCTGAAAATAAAACACAGGTTGTAGGGCAAAAACAGCCAAATCCTTGGGGATTATATGATATTTATGGAAATATTTATGAGTTTTGTAATGATTGGTATGGAGAATATCCAGAAAACTTGGTGGTAGATCCAAAAGGTGCTAATTCAGGAGATGCTAAAGTTGTTCGTGGAGGTAGTTGGTATTATCCAAACAACTACTGTAGATCAGCACTTCGGAACTTTATCCCTACAAATCGCTCACTTAATTATCTAGGTTTTCGAGTTGTGAAAGTAGTTAAATGA